In Solanum lycopersicum chromosome 5, SLM_r2.1, the following are encoded in one genomic region:
- the LOC138348847 gene encoding uncharacterized protein — protein sequence MGSTDTVKAELASYQLKDVAQTLCKMWKDSLALGEVTFTWELFKTAFLDIFFPREMREAKFEKFINLKQGSMTVKEYSLKFLKLYRYATSLVSKRRDEISRFFTGIAEDLEEERRAAMLHENMHIFKLMVWQIGTHCEGLSVRIGEVKNKGRRELCLMIQLKRLQGGNDSLHSILVVQGKAPLVKSRVSSLN from the exons atgGGATCCACAGATACTGTGAAGGCTGAGTTGGCTTCCTAtcagctcaaggatgttgcacagactttaTGCAAGATGTGGAAGGATAGCCTAGCTTTGGGCGAAGTTACATTCACGTGGGAGCTGTTTAAGACAGCCTTCCTGGATATATTTTTCCCTAGGGAGATGAGAGAGGCCAAGTTCGAgaagtttatcaaccttaaacaGGGATCGATGACAGTCAAGGAGTATTCcctgaaatttttgaaattatacaGGTATGCTACTTCTCTTGTGTCTAAGCGTAGAGACGAGATAAGTAGATTCTTCACAGGGATTGCTGAGGATCTTGAGGAGGAGCGTAGGGCAGCTATGCTGCATGAGAACATGCACATTTTCAAGCTTATG GTTTGGCAAATCGGGACACATTGTGAAGGATTGTCCGTCCGAATTggagaagtcaagaacaagggaAGGAGAGAGCTCTGCCTAATGATCCAActgaagaggctccaaggaggaAACGATTCTTTGCACTCAATTCTAGTGGTGCAGGGGAAGGCACCTCTGGTGAAGTCTCGGGTGAGTAGCCTTAATTAG